A region of Prochlorococcus marinus subsp. pastoris str. CCMP1986 DNA encodes the following proteins:
- the atpH gene encoding ATP synthase F1 subunit delta, giving the protein MPLLNSVTTPYAEALLQVVSENDQTEEMVKEVKQLLSLINDSPDLEKTLSSPVLETDTKKKIIIEIFSEKINSSLLNFLKLLADRQRIGIVTSILDRFLEIYRENSNIALATVTSAVELTDDQKGLITKKIINIAGTEKLELVTKIDPSLIGGFVASVGSKVIDASLASQIRKLGLSLSK; this is encoded by the coding sequence ATGCCACTTTTAAATTCCGTTACTACCCCATACGCAGAAGCCTTACTTCAGGTTGTTAGTGAAAACGATCAAACTGAAGAAATGGTTAAGGAGGTAAAACAACTACTATCCTTAATAAATGATTCCCCTGATCTAGAAAAAACATTATCTTCTCCAGTTTTAGAGACAGATACTAAGAAAAAAATAATAATTGAAATTTTTTCAGAAAAGATTAATTCTTCTCTTCTAAATTTTTTAAAACTATTAGCTGATAGGCAAAGAATTGGAATTGTAACTTCAATTCTCGATAGATTTTTAGAAATTTACAGAGAAAATAGTAATATTGCTTTGGCAACTGTTACTTCTGCTGTTGAGCTTACTGATGATCAAAAAGGTTTAATTACCAAAAAAATTATCAATATAGCTGGAACTGAAAAATTAGAACTTGTAACTAAAATCGACCCATCCCTCATTGGTGGTTTCGTCGCGAGTGTAGGATCTAAAGTAATTGATGCTAGTCTTGCCTCTCAAATTAGAAAGCTTGGTTTGTCACTATCCAAGTAA